A single window of Ignavibacteriales bacterium DNA harbors:
- a CDS encoding TIGR00282 family metallophosphoesterase, whose protein sequence is MTINILFIGDIIGQPGLNIVQLYLPSLIKKYNADVVIVNGENAADGKGCTEKEAKFLFDLGVNVITGGNHTWDKPQSQDYLKKDPRALRPFNYPKGTHGNGYYIFDSGMGKVAVLNLQGRSYMTPIDCPFRGAEFVLSKLKQETKVIIVDIHAEATAEKIALAYFLDGKVSAVIGTHTHVQTSDERIFPNGTGFITDCGMTGPYDSVIGMKTDAAINRFLYQTPQKYQTATDNVHLTGLFLKVDSTTGKTIEIERIFMPEFERKVNSEMGLS, encoded by the coding sequence ATGACAATCAATATACTCTTCATTGGCGATATCATTGGTCAGCCCGGGCTTAATATTGTTCAGCTCTACCTGCCAAGTTTGATAAAAAAATACAATGCAGATGTAGTTATTGTGAATGGCGAAAATGCTGCCGATGGCAAAGGATGTACCGAAAAGGAAGCAAAATTTCTGTTTGATCTTGGTGTTAATGTTATCACCGGCGGCAACCATACGTGGGATAAACCTCAATCCCAAGATTATTTGAAGAAAGATCCGCGTGCTCTTCGTCCGTTTAATTATCCAAAAGGGACACACGGAAACGGATATTATATTTTTGACAGCGGAATGGGAAAAGTTGCAGTTCTGAATTTGCAAGGACGTTCTTATATGACACCGATTGATTGTCCATTTCGCGGTGCTGAATTTGTTCTGTCCAAACTTAAACAGGAAACAAAAGTTATCATTGTTGATATTCATGCCGAAGCTACGGCAGAAAAAATTGCTCTAGCATATTTTCTTGATGGAAAAGTTTCTGCGGTAATCGGTACGCACACACATGTTCAGACATCGGATGAAAGAATTTTTCCAAATGGTACCGGATTTATAACCGATTGCGGTATGACCGGTCCATATGATTCGGTAATTGGCATGAAGACAGATGCGGCAATAAACCGGTTTCTTTATCAAACACCGCAGAAATATCAAACCGCTACCGATAATGTTCATTTAACCGGATTGTTTCTTAAAGTTGATTCAACAACCGGGAAGACGATAGAGATAGAAAGAATTTTTATGCCGGAATTTGAAAGGAAAGTGAACTCGGAGATGGGACTTTCTTAA
- the folD gene encoding bifunctional methylenetetrahydrofolate dehydrogenase/methenyltetrahydrofolate cyclohydrolase FolD yields the protein MAVIIDGKKIAAEIREELKSKIEWLKSLNIRVPGLVTIMVGDNPASQSYVKSKGKACSEIGMLSKVEILPVETSEQQLREMIDNYNSDDDYDGILVQLPLPKHINENKVIERISPSKDVDGFHPISVGNLVIGKNTFYPCTPNGIVELIKRYNIETSGKHVVVVGRSNIVGKPVANMLLQKKEGANAVVTICHSAAKDLSIYTKSADILIAAIGKANFITADMVKEGVAVIDVGINRVEDPSLPKGYKIVGDVDYENVFKKASFITPVPGGVGPMTIAMLLQNTFLAYIKITKQKLD from the coding sequence ATGGCAGTAATAATTGATGGTAAGAAAATAGCAGCTGAGATTCGTGAAGAACTGAAGAGCAAAATCGAATGGCTGAAGTCGTTGAATATCCGCGTTCCCGGATTAGTGACAATCATGGTTGGTGATAATCCCGCGTCTCAATCTTATGTTAAATCAAAAGGTAAAGCATGTAGTGAAATTGGGATGCTTTCCAAAGTCGAAATTCTCCCGGTTGAAACTTCAGAGCAACAACTTCGAGAGATGATCGATAATTATAATTCAGACGATGATTACGACGGTATACTTGTGCAGCTTCCTCTGCCTAAGCACATCAATGAAAATAAAGTGATTGAGAGAATTTCTCCCAGTAAAGATGTTGATGGTTTTCATCCAATAAGTGTCGGTAATTTAGTGATTGGCAAAAACACTTTTTACCCTTGTACACCAAATGGGATTGTTGAATTGATAAAGCGTTACAATATTGAAACAAGCGGCAAACATGTTGTTGTTGTAGGAAGAAGTAACATCGTAGGCAAACCTGTTGCAAATATGCTGCTTCAGAAAAAAGAGGGCGCGAACGCTGTTGTAACAATTTGTCATTCAGCCGCAAAAGATCTTTCTATTTATACCAAAAGTGCGGATATTTTAATTGCCGCAATTGGAAAAGCAAATTTTATAACTGCCGATATGGTAAAAGAAGGTGTTGCTGTAATTGATGTCGGAATCAACCGGGTTGAAGATCCATCATTGCCCAAAGGTTATAAAATTGTCGGTGATGTTGATTATGAAAACGTATTTAAGAAAGCATCGTTCATTACTCCAGTACCAGGAGGTGTTGGACCAATGACAATTGCAATGCTGCTTCAAAATACTTTTCTTGCATATATAAAAATTACTAAACAAAAATTAGACTAA
- the deoC gene encoding deoxyribose-phosphate aldolase, protein MSSGIIEKVVSQVLMEKSLQDFYCTGGTCAGWERNVVDQRTAVKNIITNGAERIAASIGVGEHIDKDVARMIDHTLLKPDATPKEIKTLCEEARTYSFASVCINPSFVPMCKDLLSGSKVKVCTVIGFPLGATTTETKRFEAEQALKNGAQEIDMVINIGRLKQGENDYVFNDINQVVLAAKKFGAICKVIIESSILTDEEKIKACILAKEAKADFVKTSTGFSKGGATAGDVALMRYVVGSTVGVKASGGIRTTEDAKLMIASGADRIGASASVKIVKGEAVAAGGY, encoded by the coding sequence ATGAGCTCAGGAATAATCGAAAAAGTCGTATCGCAAGTCCTAATGGAAAAATCATTACAGGACTTTTATTGTACCGGCGGAACATGTGCCGGATGGGAACGTAATGTCGTTGATCAGCGAACCGCCGTTAAGAATATTATTACCAACGGTGCAGAAAGAATTGCCGCAAGCATTGGAGTTGGTGAACATATTGATAAAGATGTTGCGCGGATGATTGACCATACTTTACTCAAACCGGACGCAACCCCAAAAGAAATTAAAACTCTTTGTGAAGAAGCACGCACATATAGTTTTGCTTCCGTCTGTATAAATCCGTCTTTTGTCCCGATGTGTAAAGATTTATTGAGCGGTTCTAAGGTGAAGGTATGTACGGTAATAGGATTTCCCTTGGGAGCTACAACAACCGAAACTAAACGCTTTGAAGCAGAGCAGGCGCTTAAAAACGGTGCGCAAGAAATTGATATGGTAATCAACATTGGCAGACTGAAACAAGGCGAAAATGATTATGTCTTCAATGATATAAATCAAGTTGTTCTTGCAGCCAAAAAATTCGGCGCAATATGTAAAGTTATTATTGAATCATCGATTCTAACAGACGAAGAAAAAATTAAAGCATGCATTTTAGCCAAAGAGGCAAAAGCAGATTTTGTAAAAACCTCCACCGGATTTAGCAAAGGCGGCGCAACTGCCGGTGATGTTGCTCTGATGAGATATGTAGTTGGCTCGACCGTCGGTGTTAAAGCAAGCGGTGGAATTAGAACCACTGAAGATGCCAAATTAATGATTGCCAGCGGAGCTGATAGAATAGGGGCGAGTGCAAGTGTTAAGATTGTTAAGGGAGAAGCTGTAGCCGCCGGGGGATATTAA
- a CDS encoding RNA methyltransferase, translated as MRKFKTDERLQKIISTAAARQFSLQVVMENIHDPHNVSAIFRTCDAVGVPKINLLYTFESFPRISKTSSSSANKWIDVQKYNDTKNCYDQLRAQGFKVYASMLNKNALNIYDIDLTQKIALVFGNEKRGVSSEAEKFADETFYIPMRGMIQSLNVSVAAAVTLYEAQRQRVIKNMYEKSELEKNELDALIDRWCEK; from the coding sequence ATGAGAAAATTTAAGACAGACGAACGGCTCCAAAAAATTATTTCTACTGCTGCTGCAAGACAATTTTCTCTACAGGTAGTAATGGAAAACATTCATGACCCGCACAACGTCAGCGCAATATTTAGAACTTGCGATGCCGTCGGCGTTCCGAAAATAAATTTGCTATACACTTTTGAATCGTTCCCACGCATAAGTAAAACTTCCTCATCATCTGCCAATAAATGGATCGATGTTCAAAAATATAATGACACAAAGAATTGCTATGACCAATTGCGGGCGCAAGGATTCAAAGTTTATGCAAGCATGCTTAATAAAAATGCCTTGAATATTTATGACATTGATCTGACTCAAAAAATTGCGCTTGTATTTGGGAATGAGAAACGCGGTGTTTCTTCTGAAGCTGAAAAATTTGCAGATGAAACTTTTTATATACCGATGAGAGGAATGATCCAGAGTTTGAATGTATCGGTTGCCGCGGCTGTAACTTTGTATGAAGCACAACGTCAGCGGGTAATAAAAAATATGTATGAAAAGAGCGAACTTGAAAAAAACGAACTTGATGCTCTAATTGATCGGTGGTGCGAAAAATGA
- the aroA gene encoding 3-phosphoshikimate 1-carboxyvinyltransferase, whose translation MIQKFEKIESIRGELELRGDKSISHRAVMFAAMTKGASIIRNCSDSEDVRSTMSCFEKLGSKFEFVNDSIKVAGKGFKGFSKPESNLYAGNSGTTARLISGILSAQNFKSVITGDDSLSKRPMKRIVEPLRMMGADISIGEDGVMPIHISPSSNIKAVNYKLQVASAQVKSAMILCAIHIDEESIITELVSTRNHTEKLLGLKTEKDSDGTKIFVSKKNYPQPFEITVPSDISSASFFIVLALLTRNSEIMIKNVSLNETRTGVIEVLKQMGGSIKVGNLSEIKGEMVGDLRVKSSNLKNISITEAIISNIIDEIPILSVAGVHAEGNFRISGAKELRVKESDRIKSLCQNFAKAGLTISEFEDGFELGGKVSDKNVTFESYGDHRIAMVFGVMSMLMKNGGNVNDFEAVAVSNPQFVAQINKLRHQ comes from the coding sequence ATGATCCAAAAATTTGAAAAGATAGAAAGTATCCGAGGCGAATTAGAGCTTCGTGGTGATAAATCAATTTCACATCGGGCAGTAATGTTTGCAGCTATGACAAAAGGTGCATCTATAATTCGTAATTGTTCCGATTCTGAAGATGTCCGTTCCACAATGAGTTGTTTTGAAAAACTAGGTTCTAAATTTGAGTTTGTAAATGATTCAATAAAAGTAGCAGGAAAAGGTTTTAAAGGATTTTCAAAACCGGAAAGTAATTTATATGCCGGAAATTCCGGAACTACTGCCCGTTTAATCAGCGGAATATTATCGGCTCAGAATTTTAAATCGGTTATTACCGGAGATGACTCTCTTTCCAAAAGACCAATGAAAAGGATTGTTGAACCACTAAGAATGATGGGAGCGGATATTTCCATCGGTGAAGATGGTGTAATGCCGATTCATATCAGTCCGTCTTCTAATATTAAGGCAGTTAACTACAAACTGCAGGTCGCAAGCGCACAGGTCAAAAGTGCGATGATCTTATGCGCAATCCATATTGATGAAGAATCGATAATTACTGAACTGGTTTCAACCAGAAATCACACAGAAAAACTTCTCGGTTTGAAAACAGAAAAAGATTCTGATGGAACAAAAATATTTGTTTCAAAAAAAAATTATCCTCAACCATTTGAAATAACTGTCCCATCCGATATTTCAAGCGCATCATTTTTTATCGTTCTGGCTTTACTCACTAGAAATTCTGAGATCATGATTAAAAATGTGTCACTCAACGAGACTCGGACCGGTGTTATTGAGGTACTAAAACAAATGGGCGGCAGCATTAAAGTAGGAAATTTGAGCGAAATAAAAGGGGAGATGGTTGGTGATCTCCGGGTTAAATCTAGTAATTTGAAAAATATTTCGATAACTGAAGCAATAATTTCCAACATAATTGATGAGATACCAATTCTTTCTGTAGCCGGTGTTCATGCCGAAGGTAATTTTAGAATATCCGGTGCAAAGGAACTACGTGTTAAAGAATCAGATAGGATCAAATCTCTCTGTCAAAATTTTGCGAAAGCGGGATTAACAATTTCGGAATTCGAAGACGGTTTTGAATTAGGCGGCAAAGTTTCTGATAAAAATGTAACGTTTGAAAGTTATGGTGATCATAGAATTGCAATGGTTTTTGGAGTGATGAGTATGCTAATGAAGAATGGCGGAAATGTAAATGATTTTGAAGCAGTTGCAGTTTCAAACCCGCAATTTGTGGCTCAGATAAATAAACTTCGTCATCAATAA
- the bshC gene encoding bacillithiol biosynthesis cysteine-adding enzyme BshC translates to MYINFYDIPAHQNLFLDYLHEFENVERFYGKNFRAVDQYLPLFEKLAERERPHRELVHDIIKSQYHAQTPSKKTLQNIELLTSKKTIAVVTGQQLGIFGGPLYTIYKSITAIKLCSYLKEIYDDYNFVPIFWLEGDDHDYDEARNFSLLNNENQIVNLKYDDGQLEEVNRGAIGLLKFNQNLENVFTELNAGLRQTEFKAPLLELLNSIYQPDKTFLESFRELMIKLFDDYGLIVFNPIDHAVKKILSPLFAKEICEFGNHTGLLVERSAELEEVYHAQVKVKPINLFYVEEKERLSIEPTDTGEYRLKGKRKKFTQEELLLQLEASPEKFSPNVLLRPICQDFLFPTAFYVGGPGEISYFAQVSPLYKIYDLEEPFIYPRSSATIVEKGVQTILEKNNLQYVDIFTEEEALIQKIVAASSEINLETLFQNSFDEINSSMNQLQHILPLIDKTLGDLTQKSKQRIDETLNYLKAKALESEKRKYDSTIRQVSKVRNVLFPNSNLQERELNWIYFANKYGIDIIEWIFNELAINKFEHQILEM, encoded by the coding sequence ATGTATATAAATTTTTATGATATCCCGGCGCATCAAAATCTTTTTCTCGATTATTTGCACGAATTTGAAAACGTTGAACGGTTTTATGGGAAAAATTTTAGAGCTGTTGATCAGTATCTTCCACTCTTTGAGAAATTAGCTGAAAGAGAAAGACCGCATCGTGAATTAGTTCATGATATAATTAAATCGCAGTACCATGCTCAGACGCCGTCAAAAAAGACCTTACAAAATATTGAACTGCTTACTTCGAAAAAGACCATTGCGGTTGTTACAGGGCAGCAGCTTGGTATTTTTGGCGGTCCTCTTTACACAATTTACAAATCAATTACAGCAATCAAACTTTGCAGTTACCTTAAAGAAATTTATGATGATTATAATTTCGTACCGATTTTCTGGCTCGAGGGTGACGATCATGATTACGATGAAGCAAGAAATTTTTCGCTTCTTAATAATGAAAACCAAATAGTCAATTTAAAATATGACGACGGTCAACTTGAAGAAGTAAACAGAGGCGCAATTGGATTATTGAAGTTCAATCAGAATTTAGAAAATGTTTTCACAGAATTAAATGCCGGATTACGCCAGACGGAATTCAAAGCTCCTCTTCTTGAGTTACTAAATTCTATTTACCAACCTGATAAAACTTTTCTCGAATCATTCCGTGAATTGATGATAAAACTTTTTGATGACTACGGCTTAATAGTCTTTAATCCTATAGACCATGCAGTCAAAAAAATTCTTTCACCGCTCTTCGCTAAAGAGATTTGTGAATTCGGGAATCATACCGGCTTGCTGGTTGAACGAAGCGCTGAACTTGAAGAAGTTTATCATGCACAGGTAAAAGTAAAACCGATCAATTTATTTTATGTTGAAGAGAAGGAACGCCTATCGATCGAACCGACCGATACGGGTGAATATAGATTGAAAGGTAAACGTAAAAAATTTACTCAAGAAGAATTACTTTTACAGCTTGAGGCTTCTCCTGAAAAATTCAGTCCTAATGTATTACTTAGACCAATATGCCAGGATTTTCTTTTTCCCACTGCCTTTTATGTCGGAGGACCTGGCGAGATAAGTTACTTTGCACAAGTTTCTCCGCTGTATAAGATTTATGATCTCGAAGAACCGTTTATCTACCCGCGTTCATCTGCAACAATAGTAGAAAAAGGCGTTCAGACTATCCTAGAAAAAAACAATTTACAATACGTTGATATTTTCACAGAAGAAGAAGCTCTAATTCAAAAAATTGTTGCAGCATCTTCAGAAATAAATCTGGAAACTCTTTTCCAAAATTCTTTCGATGAAATAAATAGTTCGATGAATCAGCTTCAGCACATTTTGCCTTTGATAGATAAAACTCTTGGCGATTTGACGCAAAAATCGAAACAGCGGATTGACGAGACATTAAATTATTTGAAAGCGAAAGCGCTGGAATCCGAGAAAAGAAAATACGATTCAACAATACGGCAGGTAAGCAAAGTCCGGAATGTTCTTTTCCCTAACAGTAATCTTCAAGAGCGTGAATTGAACTGGATCTATTTTGCAAATAAATACGGAATAGATATTATCGAGTGGATCTTCAATGAACTTGCAATCAACAAGTTCGAACATCAAATATTAGAAATGTAA
- a CDS encoding ROK family protein: MGDQNIISVDFGGTKILSALINVNNEIVSRLKIPTNIEKGNEFLVKSIANSVKKILEENKLNEHDVKALCLGVPGTVNPFSGLIGNAPNLGIKDFNIKEALSREINIPVLIENDVNLAGLGIKKFELGADVKNMLVVFVGTGIGGAFFFDGKLYRGSSFFAGEIGHIIVEPKGEFSTFSNRTTFEMTASRTAIVREIIRGLNKGKKSILKEYKSPKKQLKSKALADALKKEDPLATKCVSKAAVTIGTVLGSITTLLNIDTIVLGGGVIEAMHEFMVPKIEKAFKESVLTDAGKIVKIFETKLGDDAALYGGVALAEEFLK; this comes from the coding sequence ATGGGAGATCAAAACATCATTTCTGTTGATTTTGGCGGGACAAAAATATTATCCGCCTTAATAAACGTAAATAATGAAATTGTATCGCGCTTGAAAATTCCTACGAATATCGAAAAAGGAAACGAATTTTTGGTTAAGTCAATTGCCAACTCGGTAAAAAAAATATTGGAAGAGAATAAATTAAATGAGCATGATGTAAAAGCTCTTTGTCTTGGAGTTCCCGGGACTGTAAATCCTTTCAGCGGATTAATTGGAAATGCACCGAATCTTGGCATTAAAGATTTTAATATAAAAGAAGCTCTGTCCAGAGAAATTAATATCCCGGTATTGATCGAAAACGATGTTAACCTTGCTGGTCTTGGAATAAAAAAATTTGAATTAGGTGCCGATGTAAAAAATATGCTTGTCGTTTTTGTTGGTACCGGTATCGGAGGCGCATTCTTTTTCGATGGCAAATTATACCGTGGTTCATCATTTTTTGCCGGCGAGATTGGGCATATAATTGTCGAGCCTAAAGGTGAGTTCTCTACATTTTCAAACCGGACAACTTTTGAAATGACCGCAAGCAGGACAGCTATAGTGCGTGAAATAATAAGAGGCTTGAATAAAGGGAAGAAGAGTATTCTGAAAGAATATAAATCGCCTAAAAAACAATTGAAGAGTAAAGCGCTTGCCGATGCATTGAAAAAAGAAGATCCATTGGCAACAAAATGTGTAAGTAAAGCTGCAGTAACTATAGGAACCGTACTGGGAAGCATAACAACATTACTTAATATTGATACCATCGTACTTGGCGGCGGTGTTATAGAAGCTATGCACGAATTCATGGTGCCAAAGATTGAAAAAGCGTTTAAGGAATCTGTTCTGACTGACGCGGGAAAAATTGTAAAAATTTTTGAAACGAAACTTGGCGATGATGCGGCTCTTTACGGCGGTGTTGCTTTAGCGGAAGAATTCTTAAAATAA
- a CDS encoding ABC-F family ATP-binding cassette domain-containing protein: MIDIKNLSIQFTGLNLFEDVNLRISKHDKIALVGSNGTGKSTLLKLLYGIERPETGEIFRQKGIRIGYLQQDLISSKGQTLFAEVKSSLPDLKSLDEREKEILEGLNTPTLLDEDREELVEELGEIHHKKDEIDFYSADSKIEKVLAGLGFKNKDFARSTAEFSGGWQMRIQLAQILLAENDLILLDEPTNHLDLDTLTWLEEFLQNFKGSLVIVSHDRHFVDSVTNKTLEVFDKQIGFFPGNYSSYLKFKDERDIQLRAQQKTQEKKIKETEKFIERFRYKSTKSKQVQSRIKQLEKLDSISIAEEEKRIELRFPEPPRSGVVPVELKNVSKSYAELDVLKNVDLLIERGDKIAIVGPNGAGKTTLAKIIGGKLEPSSGEINYGHNTMVSYYEQEVADALNPEDDLIDTLEEMNNDLSVGHIRSILGSFLFSGDDVFKKVKVLSGGEKSRVALARLLLTQSNLIILDEPTNHLDFSSKEILKRALVEFSGTLIIVSHDIDFLESITTKVLEIRDQHVKVNVGGIDYYLQKKKEEEQIEINNKTSEQKNTRKDQKRQEAEIRQQKFVLTKDLKTELKRCEKEIQKLEELKIKLESELIDPNIFSNPQLAKEKNLSYEKTKSGLEIQYNHWTEVTDQLEQIDKQFGL; the protein is encoded by the coding sequence ATGATTGATATAAAAAATCTTTCAATTCAATTTACAGGACTAAATTTATTTGAGGATGTTAATCTCAGAATAAGTAAGCACGATAAAATTGCTCTTGTCGGTTCAAATGGAACCGGCAAATCAACTCTATTAAAACTACTTTATGGAATTGAAAGACCGGAGACGGGTGAAATCTTCAGACAAAAAGGAATCCGAATCGGGTATCTTCAACAAGATTTAATATCATCAAAGGGGCAAACATTATTTGCGGAAGTTAAATCCTCCCTGCCAGATCTTAAATCTTTGGATGAACGTGAAAAAGAAATATTAGAGGGACTTAACACTCCCACCCTCTTGGATGAAGACCGGGAAGAATTAGTTGAAGAGCTCGGCGAAATTCATCACAAGAAAGATGAAATTGATTTTTACTCTGCAGATTCTAAGATTGAAAAAGTACTAGCCGGACTCGGATTTAAGAATAAAGATTTCGCAAGAAGCACCGCTGAGTTTTCCGGCGGGTGGCAGATGCGTATTCAGCTTGCGCAGATTCTTCTGGCAGAAAATGATTTGATTCTTCTTGATGAACCTACTAACCATCTTGATCTTGATACACTAACCTGGCTTGAAGAATTTTTACAAAACTTTAAAGGTTCGTTAGTAATTGTTTCCCATGATAGACATTTTGTGGACAGCGTTACGAACAAAACGCTGGAAGTTTTTGATAAACAGATCGGCTTTTTCCCGGGGAATTATAGCTCCTATCTGAAATTCAAAGACGAACGCGACATTCAACTCCGAGCACAACAAAAAACTCAAGAAAAAAAAATTAAAGAGACGGAAAAATTTATTGAACGATTCCGTTATAAATCTACCAAATCAAAACAAGTTCAAAGCAGAATTAAACAGCTCGAAAAACTAGATTCAATTTCGATTGCTGAAGAAGAGAAAAGAATTGAATTAAGATTTCCGGAACCGCCCAGAAGCGGTGTGGTTCCGGTTGAATTGAAAAATGTTTCCAAATCTTACGCAGAATTAGATGTTTTAAAAAATGTAGACCTATTGATTGAACGTGGAGATAAGATTGCTATTGTTGGACCCAACGGTGCCGGAAAGACAACACTGGCAAAAATCATTGGTGGAAAATTAGAACCATCCAGCGGTGAAATTAATTACGGTCACAACACGATGGTATCTTACTACGAGCAGGAAGTTGCTGACGCATTGAACCCCGAGGATGATCTAATAGATACTCTTGAAGAAATGAATAATGATTTGAGTGTTGGGCACATAAGATCAATTTTAGGTTCATTTCTATTTTCTGGTGATGATGTCTTCAAAAAAGTAAAAGTGCTCTCCGGAGGTGAGAAGAGCCGGGTTGCTCTTGCGCGACTTCTCCTCACGCAAAGTAATCTAATAATTCTCGATGAACCGACAAATCACCTCGATTTTTCTTCAAAAGAAATTTTGAAGCGGGCGCTTGTGGAATTTTCCGGCACTCTTATTATAGTTTCGCACGATATTGATTTTCTCGAATCGATTACTACTAAAGTTTTGGAAATACGCGATCAGCATGTAAAAGTAAATGTAGGCGGGATTGACTATTATCTACAAAAGAAGAAAGAAGAAGAACAGATTGAGATTAACAATAAAACTTCCGAACAAAAGAATACCCGGAAAGACCAAAAAAGGCAAGAAGCAGAAATTCGTCAACAAAAATTTGTTCTAACGAAAGATTTAAAAACAGAGCTTAAACGTTGCGAGAAAGAAATTCAGAAATTGGAAGAATTGAAAATTAAATTGGAATCTGAGCTCATCGATCCGAATATTTTCAGCAATCCTCAACTTGCTAAAGAAAAAAATTTATCGTACGAAAAAACAAAGTCTGGACTGGAGATTCAGTACAACCATTGGACTGAAGTAACGGATCAACTTGAACAGATTGATAAACAATTCGGATTATAA